One window of the Rosa rugosa chromosome 3, drRosRugo1.1, whole genome shotgun sequence genome contains the following:
- the LOC133741445 gene encoding uncharacterized protein LOC133741445 isoform X1: MESQEACVIEIRPSFSSKRALENWRKLSAALRSPNKRQFLFNPAARSLWIKQQEKHIQTALQLVNARQDRLSNSRLPLLGSSSGDESRHTTKATSTVWVFLLTNLGLETLSAVFDQIASPSKPDYALFGMVLAILAVLICILELIHKGKKEGVELKRWGKLCWFYYPPPNESLFGTFPDICGLVIAISQYICSTVQYVYLCRHSNNPIKLSVLPAIFLICLAGSTLIRNKSYTTDETFKHTTHHITKINFCRFWHSV, translated from the exons ATGGAGAGCCAAGAAGCTTGTGTGATTGAGATCcgaccttctttttcttcaaagaGGGCTTTGGAGAATTGGAGGAAGCTATCTGCTGCCCTCAGGAGCCCCAACAAGCGACAGTTTCTCTTCAACCCTGCGGCTCGCTCCCTTTGG ATTAAGCAGCAGGAGAAACACATTCAGACCGCATTGCAATTAGTTAATGCTCGCCAGGATCGGTTGTCTAACAGCAGGTTGCCTTTGCTTGGCAGTAGTTCCGGTGACGAGTCAAGGCACACAACAAAG GCTACTTCAACAGTATGGGTCTTTTTACTCACCAACCTCGGCCTAGAGACATTATCGGCCGTCTTTGATCAAATTGCCTCTCCAAGCAAGCCTGACTATGCACTATTCGGAATGGTGTTGGCGATTTTAGCTGTGCTCATTTGCATCTTGGAGCTCATTCACAAGGGTAAAAAGGAGGGAGTTGAGCTGAAAAGATGGGGAAAGTTGTGCTGGTTTTATTATCCACCTCCCAATGAATCACTTTTTGGTACTTTCCCAGATATTTGTGGATTAGTCATTGCCATCTCACAGTATATTTGCTCCACTGTTCAGTATGTTTATCTGTGCAGGCATTCTAATAACCCCATCAAACTATCCGTTTTACCGGCCATCTTTCTTATTTGTTTGGCTGGTTCAACACTAATCAGGAACAAAAGCTACACCACAGATGAAACCTTCAAACATACTACTCATCATATTACAAAGATTAATTTTTGTAGATTTTGGCATTCAGTTTAG
- the LOC133741445 gene encoding uncharacterized protein LOC133741445 isoform X2 yields MESQEACVIEIRPSFSSKRALENWRKLSAALRSPNKRQFLFNPAARSLWIKQQEKHIQTALQLVNARQDRLSNSRLPLLGSSSGDESRHTTKATSTVWVFLLTNLGLETLSAVFDQIASPSKPDYALFGMVLAILAVLICILELIHKGKKEGVELKRWGKLCWFYYPPPNESLFGILITPSNYPFYRPSFLFVWLVQH; encoded by the exons ATGGAGAGCCAAGAAGCTTGTGTGATTGAGATCcgaccttctttttcttcaaagaGGGCTTTGGAGAATTGGAGGAAGCTATCTGCTGCCCTCAGGAGCCCCAACAAGCGACAGTTTCTCTTCAACCCTGCGGCTCGCTCCCTTTGG ATTAAGCAGCAGGAGAAACACATTCAGACCGCATTGCAATTAGTTAATGCTCGCCAGGATCGGTTGTCTAACAGCAGGTTGCCTTTGCTTGGCAGTAGTTCCGGTGACGAGTCAAGGCACACAACAAAG GCTACTTCAACAGTATGGGTCTTTTTACTCACCAACCTCGGCCTAGAGACATTATCGGCCGTCTTTGATCAAATTGCCTCTCCAAGCAAGCCTGACTATGCACTATTCGGAATGGTGTTGGCGATTTTAGCTGTGCTCATTTGCATCTTGGAGCTCATTCACAAGGGTAAAAAGGAGGGAGTTGAGCTGAAAAGATGGGGAAAGTTGTGCTGGTTTTATTATCCACCTCCCAATGAATCACTTTTTG GCATTCTAATAACCCCATCAAACTATCCGTTTTACCGGCCATCTTTCTTATTTGTTTGGCTGGTTCAACACTAA